Within Lytechinus pictus isolate F3 Inbred chromosome 7, Lp3.0, whole genome shotgun sequence, the genomic segment CCCCAAATGCCGGCTGCACCTCCGTGAGCCGTcagtgtacgaggagaaataaaaaaaattaaaatgtttaaaaactcctcgaaagaGACGGCTGCCAAGTGTCTATTTCCTGGCCTGGCTATAAATAGCATTTGGATTAAGAACAATGTCAATCAATGTCATGATGAATGACAAGTCAATATGCAAGCAAGCTGAATAAAAGTTACACAATTTCAACTCTGAAAATAACCCAAATACACACAAAAAGTCATTAACAGAAACACGAACCCAGAGTCATGTGCACATTCACCCTCACACGGACACGCCCACTCAACCTCCTGATTTTGTTAATTGTAGTTGCACGCTCGCTTTCCAATGTATACAAATTCTACATATTTTCACAGTCGtttaacaagcaaaattttTACCTGAGTCAGCTCAGGTAAATGGGAGCGTGTGATTTTTCGAAGCAGATGTTACCAAGTTTTACAAGAGGATTGATGAAGATAATAAATTTGTAGCTGTTTGTTagtgttttttaattttacagTAATACAGGATGCCAGGGAAGAAAAAACTGGGCATTgacgttgtggcgtgcgcctgtaatccaagctatgcggggaagttacaaattgatgcagaggttcgagccctggtcacgtctttcggatggtgacgttaaaggtcggtcccagacgtaaataatcatatctgattgatacacgtctgacaaaactcaaatacacacacacgctCACTTGAACTTGAAGACATAAAACCCAGTGGATGGGACTGAAGCGATACATTTTTCTCACAATTGTTTTGGATTTATTATCCGAAAAAAAGTATATCGCATATATTTTAAGGTAAACACTTAAAAATCTATAACAGTCATTATCTCTTACCCTGTAAGTAACTTTATACACCGTGAAACCTTTTTCGTGTTTTGTAGGCTCGGTGACGTTGAAACTCCTGATCCAAGTTTCCTTTTTCTTGGAGGAAGCCATTTCgccatttcattttgtaatcacACAATAGTTGGTGGATCCGGATATCTGTCAGAGGATCGATCGAGGAGAAAGGATGCCTCAGTTCGATTCGCATGTGCCGGACGATCGAGAGGCATCTTGCTTGATTTATTAATGCAAAGTATAATTTTACTGAATTTAATTCATTCTGTACAAGGTAGTACACAATATATGAGTTTCAAATTACAAATCAGTTCGATGTAAAATATCATACATTACATATACTACTTTTTTTATTAAGTCAAATGGATGATGAAACAACtatgtatttgtattatgttactcgatcgaaaagaaaaaaaatgtgatattgaaTTGATGTATTGAATGAATTAAACAAATAACAacctaaaacaaaaatatttatgacCTTGACGCGTGAGCATTCCCCAAATCGGAAATGTGGATCTCAGTAGGCCTACTGGGGGCAGTGGAATTGCAATTAAAAATCAACCCCTTGTACTACTTTTTTGACATGCATGCGAAATCACTTTTCGCATAGGGACCTAGCTATATTCAAATCACTGCAAATGCTTGATTAAAATTTAAATGTGCATGACCATGAAgcacaaaaagaaataaatatttttatggaCTGTAAATTTTCTATTATCTCTTGTTCCAGTTGTTTGGAACAATGGATACACGGTTATTAAATTTTGATTCGAAATGTTCttaaaggaaattaaaattatatatttaaggTAGTGTCTGAAAGCaagattttttcttttgtttttgtttacagacattttgtgatgatgatggatttGTTGATGTTTTTCATAATACATCATTTAAATTTCCAAATTTGATAATTACTAAATTCGGATTATTTAATGGTGTAATTTTATTACAACGGCAGCTATCCTGGGCCGGGACACAGTGCCCCCGCTTTTTTGAAGAAATGCTCCCTTACAAACTTGTTCTGTTTATCTTAGAAAGACCCGTTTTGTGTAACGAGTGCCCCAACCAATGCATTTCTCGGATCCGACTGAGGGGCAGGGGTGCTTGATCCCATATAGgaaaaatgtccccttttcaaGATTTGGAATGTCTTATTTTACACACGAAGAGAGAAATTACATGGTATAAGTACGAATAAATGCATGATTGACTGAGAGATATAATGATTTCCGAATCCCCTAGTTCTGATTGTTctttatttcccccttttccttattttctttgcGGCAGTTTCTGCGCCCACTCAGTGCCACCCACAGAGGTTACATTTCTTTGAATTTAACCTCACTAATCGAAGTGATATGAGCGCGATACAAATTTTACTTATAACTATGATAATATATATGTTAAAAAGTACCCTTTCATACCCATCagattattttgattaaaacaaatttaCCCGACATGCACCTTCCTAACAAGCGATTTGAATTTAGGTAAGTGGCATAATATGCAAACTATTTCGGAAAAGatacacaaaaaaaattttAGTAGTACAatcagggccgtagctagagggggggggggtatgggggtgtgacaacccccccccaacattcatggcagtcggcaaaatcatgtaccaggtggcaaaatggaggataacTTCGAAGGAGGTTACGACTTATAAagtaaagacaaccagttggcaagtccatgtagccaggcttagagccctactagtcagcaaaggacaaaacagatggagctataataacacacaaagtaagcccccggtcctcccccaatataaacaagcttgtgagtttgtaaattataccacaattattgacgatttaacaaacacattagttttgtaaaattagaggcaagactaggtAAAGAAATATGGGGTGGGATGAATTTtcaaggtttaagttgaataataatcaaagccaaagtatagttggcaaattataaagtggacctattaaagtggcagaacactatacgctctaccagtcagcaaagtgatgtacaagtactgccccgtttcagatctgaaaagaacagaacacaagacttaaaaaatggtaactctgcagttggcaaattcatgaagacaagtctacaacttgtagttatttttactaaattctgtcgccgaagattttttttaaaattcatggTGTCAGAATGTGCTTGGGGCGGGATGGTGGGAGTGGGGGCAGGTTGCTGGGGTTGCCCAAGACGTTAAATATGATATAGAATAACATACAAGATAAAGGTAACTTCAATAATTTCTGTAACATTTCTAATGGCTGAAAGAGATACatgttagcagtagcactcttgcAATTTTAGTtacatcttgcacagaaggtcaattaaaaattaaaaaatctttgattttgatattattaatgcatagggtatatcattatactgcaagttagcaactgcggcacactagcctttctattttgatccaaaatgtttatttttacagtgcaaatatctttgtatatctttatataatttaccttaaagtattcaccaaatgcaactaattcaattctaaaaattcaaaatcttttagcatgtgattattgtagggggggggggcacatccccatcagactccccctgtgctcacgttggcgctgtcacgccaaatttagttggcaaatttagctggtacacccccccaacaaaatgcttctggctacggccctgagTACAATAAATTACTTTCGCTTTATTTCATAAAGCCATATCGTTAAATGGATTCACcaattattacattttgtaATAAACAGGAAGAAACTGTTGTAGGGCCTATACGTATATGATTGTGAAAAAGTAGTACCAATATGGACGTTTTTATTACACTTATTGCAACAAAAGCACGAtcctaattttcttttttctccgttttgtaaattatttggtGTCGCTTCATATCATAAGTTTGTCACTTTTTAAAGCTTATTAGAGAAAtattatatataggcctacacctgtaaataaaaaaaataattacccaatatcattgtttttaatcttttctcaagaaacaaaaagaagtaGAATATAATCTagcaaagaagaaaaataagctCCCCAAACATTTTCGAAAATGGAGACTTGATCTGTGATGTTGAATCTTTAGAATTGATATTGATGTTTAGGGTGTTTATCCTGCTTATTAGAGAAAtattatatataggcctacacctgtaaataaaaaaaataattacccaatatcattgtttttaatcttttctcaagaaacaaaaagaagtaGAATATAATCTagcaaagaagaaaaataagctCCCCAAACATTTTCGAAAATGGAGACTTGATCTGTGATGTTGAATCTTTAGAATTGATATTGATGTTTAGGGTGTTTATCCTGCACCCCCGGCTTGTTTATTCTAGCCTCgtttatttaataaaatacacaaatatatatatatatatatatatatatatataaacacaaTAGGCCTATTCATGAGCGCAAATGTTGGCTGATTTTTTGTTATTAGTACCCGAAatgggacattttaagcactttgttgTAATCATTAACATGATGCATTTTTTCTCCTCCTCTAGCCCGGGACTTACTGTAGAAAACAAAATCTTGTAAAAACTGCGGCTGCTACGTTCCTGCCATAAGTTAATTATTGATTGACGCTAGCTGTTTCATCacaatctatttttttatatcatcgAACTCACAAGTCCCAATCCAAGAAAATTTGTATCCAAAATGTATTGTGTAGGATTTCTGGAACCATTTATCAGAATGACAGGAGGAAGCGAAACTGCTTTTCTGGACATGATGGCCTATTTCATGATGCTGTGCGGGTTCCTTGCTGGGGTGGTTACTTCCTCAGGGATCCCCACCCCTTACGGCCGATACACGAGTCCGAAGTTTGGCTGGGGGCTAGAGAGTCGCACCGCCTGGTTCATTCAAGAGTTGCCAGCATTCGCCGTTCCTGTTCTCTTGATTGTGTTTTGCAATTGTCAATATAGTTCATCGCTTCCTAATTCCATCCTTGTTGGTTTATTCTTAACACATTATTTCCAAAGGTAGACCATCaatgaatcatttttttaaaagtagaaTTTTGTAACTGGCTTATCATTCAATATCATGAGTAGATTGATTATTAGAACTAGAACTTCAGGTTAACTTAATAATTAGTAACAAAGAGAAAAAGCCAAGGCGAGGTATTTTTTTCGACCAGAATACATTTAGATTTATATACTGTGTATAGTTCCACAGttaagtgaaatccatgtcattttcaccaaattttgcacagttaagcacctgaatatttcaaatatatgcaaaaaataacattgTTTGTGTGCTTAATGCTTTTGCTATTGAGCTTTGAAGTTAACCCTGGAGAATTGGGCATACAaaataatttggcatttttacaCCCCACATGATCAAGTGCTACGTCACTTATTCAATGAACAAGCTAGGTTATGTGCTACGTTGAGGTTACACCtctacatgaacatgtattaCTACCTCAAATTAATGTAACTTACATCATATTTCACAATTCACAGAGTAGTTCAGAATTGTATGCTGAAGATGGGGAATTTACTACTTGTTCGCCCTTTTAAGGCCAGCACCACCTTCATTAATctcaaaaagttgaaatttctATGACAAATTTGGAAAGTATAATAAATGCTGCAGTTTATTCAAAGTCTATGTAATTTTCACCAGAATTTGCAAGCTTGTAGAGGAAGGTGTACTAAAGCTGTGTAAACATTAGCAAGATAGcctgggttcatgtgcttgttttcaatttATCAGCAATTTTGTTGGAGCAAGTGtgttataaaatataaaacacaaaaaaacacGCCAATGCCTTTGTAGCTATGTGAGTATAAATTTCAagccactctaccatttattccaACTCATACCGGTACtttgcagcactgcagagtaaagtttTCAGATATTGCAGTcgtatttaaaaaacaatggtTCATGGATTATTTTCAGCTAATTAGCtttataaaataacacatcagatcTGCAGTTATACTATAGTGcagatcatgatcatgatcatgagaAAAAGTCAGCTGATACCTATAgctgattaatcacctgttcatcacATTGTTAGGTAAATGCGCCTAGCGTAAAATTGCGCAGATAGGGATGCGCGCAAACATAACTTTGGAACGTCCTTTTAAAGTCAAATTTTGCCATGAATTATTCAAACCAATTTCTGTGGTCCTAATAGATTTAACTTAAAGCCACAGGTCTTTGAATGcattaatatacaaataatgcatgcagccgagtgcgttagtggaaatgcagagcacgcaatgtttctttagataggtgccGCACTGTGCACAAGCCGCTGGCGGCGAGTTTCCAGTgtgcaccatctgaagaaaccgagctttctctgcatttacttttacgcacgacagagcaagtacattatttgttttataaaatagcaacacagaaacaaattcttgaaaagttacagtacagttttgttggactacTCCCGGtacttctaccgcactggtttgcttgAGCATGccatgtcaattttcgttgcgcaccttttgcactgccgtgcagtgcaccaaaaaagttggatgtcgtGTTGgtattggccaatcgcgatgcttgaaataatacacctatttgataatacattttttttaactgaaagattttatATGTGTTGTAGCgatctgtttttgtttttttatttttaagtctTTGAATTGAAAGAATGTGTAAGAATTATCCTGATGGAttgcaaaagaacaaaagtGCCAGAAGTGAAGGTAATTACACGACTCCTTTCCCTTCAGAGAGGCAAGCACTGGCAGTTATTTTGACCAGTTACATAGATGTAATTTTATTGTCTCATAaatttgtattgtgttttttttaattctctgtACAGGACATTTCTGTTTTCACTGCTTATACGTGGAGGAAAAGTTACGCCCCTCATCCCATTTTTACTAGCTACTGCCTTCTGTAGTTATAATGGTTTCATGCAGGGTCGATATCTCACACAGTATGCAGTTTATAGTCAAGAATGGATGAAAGATCCAAGATTTATCCTTGGTAAGTGATCATggaaaacaaaatttcaaacGCTTTTAacgtagcccccccccccccccatgtggaTGTTCGTACTTCCTGTTTTCTTGGTcagatttaaaacaaatgattgGCCTAAAGAGAAAACTTAacgaaaaatgtttttttttttactgaaatagcTTCTTCATCTACAGATCTAGATTACTAGTgccaatataatttttaaagtaattttctttcttttgattttatgtCAAGTTTATTGGTTTAAAGATTAATAATACACTTTATGACACCAACAGGAAAactctttgagaaaaaaaaaccaatggaaAAGATTTACATTGAAATGTAAGAAACTTGACAGCAGCAAGCAACCACACCAAACCtcaaaatacagaaaattgAAGGGATgggtaacatttttttaaaatacattatcccttttcatttttgtaatatttttaaaacttgttatgAGGTTTTGAAAGAATTTAGGTTTCATTAAATTCTCCATGACAATTACTTTAGTTGCATACCATCTCATAATGATATTTTCCCCTCATGTGTTTTCTAGGATCACTTGTGTTTGTGACGGGTATGGCAATCAACATTCATTCTGATTACATTCTGAGGAACCTACGCAAACCTGGAGAGACGGGATACAAAATACCAAGTGGTAATGCGCTTCTTCATTCCCCTTGGCTATGGTATTGTTGacatcaaaatatcaaagaaaaattacagccttcggagagagagagagattattTGAAGAAACAATAGTGATCAATAGTCCAGGGAGTTTGAAAAGTGATGTCACTAAGTTACCTGTAAATCTTAAATTTGCAACAGTGacttttgaaattatttcatagttcttggacaacttttttttattttcccctcatttttcTGCTCTCAGAAAAGACTTGGTGTGGTTGGATTTTCCTGTAATtaatgtatacatacatgtgcaTTGTAATTTTACCAGAATCATTGCTTCTGAAAAATGTAAACATAGATGTACATTTTCTATTTCATGGTCCCATATTGTTTttaacaatcaatcataacGTCTGATTTGGCTTTGCACTCTCCCAGCAagtaaattagcattttagatAAGTGAGATAATATTTTTAAGATCCCAATGATATTGCTCAAAGGTGGCTTCTTATCACTGCTTGCTGTTGAGATAGGTTCCattggctaaaatttcattataTCAACATCTAGGACCAACTTCTTAATGTTACTAGCTGACAATCTAATTGAGCTTCGAGCAAGGGATTATCAGTTTTTTTCAGTCAAGGATGcagacaaaaaaatatgttttttattcttgggGGCTACTTTTTACAACTTACTGCCTCACTCTGCAACGTTGGATAATCTTTAACATTTCAATGAATGGGGAATTCCAGGgccccttcttacaaagagttacgattgattcaatcaattgtaactatggaaatccatcagtgtcataagtTTTTCTCCGAAAAATTTGGACAATGTCctctgtatgcaaagagaagcgcagtgaattttcaagaaaacaatgaatgcatgaatatacatcatagctagaaaatattttgaacaaacatgcatcatagatgttgacgttgctggccgtccatagttacgattgatcggatcaatcgtaactctttgtaagacgggggcccaggactcattttttttttagtttccagggctcttttgagcatgtcGGGGGCTAAATCATCCCCAGCCCCTGTGTAGCCCCCGTGTAACTTTTTCTCTGGAAGGATGCCACTTTGTAGTAGACTTTATGAACTTACAATTTTTCAAACATGTTTTCTTCAATAGAGACAAAGTAGTTCCAAGTGGCATCCTGAATAGCTTGTAACATCATAACACTGTATTCAATAGGTTTACTGGCTTATGCTGTAAAttagttttattttcatatgatcattttttttcccccaaggtGGTATGTTTGACTATGTCTCTGGAGCTAACTTCTTTGGTGAGATAGTTGAATGGAGCGGGTTTGCTGTAGCCTGTTGGTCTCTACAGGGTCTTGCGTTTGCATGCTTCACATTCTGTGTCCTTACACCAAGAGCACGGCAGCAT encodes:
- the LOC129264767 gene encoding 3-oxo-5-alpha-steroid 4-dehydrogenase 1-like, yielding MYCVGFLEPFIRMTGGSETAFLDMMAYFMMLCGFLAGVVTSSGIPTPYGRYTSPKFGWGLESRTAWFIQELPAFAVPVLLIVFCNCQYSSSLPNSILVGLFLTHYFQRTFLFSLLIRGGKVTPLIPFLLATAFCSYNGFMQGRYLTQYAVYSQEWMKDPRFILGSLVFVTGMAINIHSDYILRNLRKPGETGYKIPSGGMFDYVSGANFFGEIVEWSGFAVACWSLQGLAFACFTFCVLTPRARQHHMYYLEKFEDYPKSRKAVIPFIL